The region GGCATGATCCGAACCACTTTAGAACCGGAAGGAGAAGAATTTCTAAGAGTATGAGTATCTATTCCTGCAGCCACAGAGAGTATATTCTTTGCGGTTTCCAAAGAAGACAATGTTTTAGCTGCATCTCCTGGTTTCACTGCGAGTATCAATAATTCGGTCTTATTCTGAAAGGACTTCCAATCGGATTCGAGCTGGATACCGTCCGCCTTTTTAGGATCAAGGAATGGATCATAACCTAACACTTGGAAGTTTCTGTTTTGGAGAGAACGATAGATCGCTCCTCCCATATTCCCGCATCCTATAATTCCAATTTTCATATTCTTCATTCTCTTTCTCCGAATATCGCAGTTCCAATTCTCAGATAGTCGCTTCCTTCTTCTATCGCAATCCTATAATCACCCGACATTCCCATGGATAATTTTCCTTCGGGAAGGAACTCCTTTCGGATATTTGCTAGTTCTCGAAAGACAGTACGAGTGATCTCTGGATCGCCGGAACTTGGCCCCATGGTCATGAGTCCTTCCAGCTTACAATATTCTCCAAAAAGATCACTTTTGTTTTTTAAGAGAGAGATTGCGTCTTCCTTAGAAAAGCCTGACTTACTATCCTCTCCCGTTAGATTGACTTGTAGGAAATATTTCAATTCCCACTTTTCTCTCTCCATTCTGGAAAGAAGTTCCTCCAGAATCTTTTTAGAACCTAGGCCATGCACATAAGAGAATATTCCAGGATACTTTCGAATATGGGAGGATTGGACCGGGCCTATATGATGAAGTATAAAATCCTTTCCGGCAATCCCAAGATCCTTAAACTTCTCGCTACCTTCTTGGACCCGATTCTCTCCGAAATGAAGAACTCCTCCGGCCAGACCATCTCTTACTTTAGCTTGCGGTTGGTATTTAGAGACAGCGATCAGCACAGGAGGCCTTTCCGGACGAATGGATCCTATCTCTTGTATTATCGATTTATAATTTTCTGAGACTCCCACGGTCTTAGATAGTATCAGTCTTCTTTGGACTTCTTCTTCAGAGTAGACACCTCTTTCTCTAAGAGTTCCACTCTCTTCTTCAAGGAGAGTTTCTTAGTCTTATTCTTGGCAGAAGCAGACGACTTCACTCCTAATTTTTTTTCCAGACGTCCTACTCTCTTTTCCAAGGAAGAAAGCTTCGCTCCTAGATTGGAATGATGTCTTGTTTTATAATGCCTTTTCTTGTGAAGATGTCTTTCCTTTTTAGGTCTCGGAACATCATCGTATTCTATCTTATCTTCTTTGACCCTAGGTTTAGGAGAATCGAAAGAATCCTTACTTTGGCTCTCGCGATTTTCTGCAAGAGCTGGGTTCAACCTTTCGGGAGGCTTAGAAGAAGGACCCTTGTCTTTCTTCTCCGGACCTAAACCAGGCATCTCATATTCAGGTTTAGAAGGAGCCTGAGAAGAAGGCTCCGCTACGTTTTCCTTAGGCTTTGCAGCCTCCGAATCGAAATTGTGAGTTTGGTTTAGATCTTTTCCGCTAGGAACCTCGTCCATGGGAATGATGATCCTCTCATTCTGCCCCTTCTCTTCTACGGCAACCGTGCCTTGCTTTTCTTTGTACCAGGAAGCGATCTTATCTTTCTGCAAAACGATATAAACCGCCAAGGATCCAAGTAAAAGAATCAAAAGGCCGCTTAATAGAATTTTGAGAATATCCCGGTTCATAAAATACCTGTGTTTAGTATCGGCCTCCGCAGGTCCCGAATTGGCCAAAAAACCTCGTCCCTATTACGGAATCCCGGAATTCTACCGAAACATCTAGGGTGGCCAAATCCATTTTTCTCCTGATTCTATGCCTCGTGTTGGAGTTCCTACCCAACCAAGCATGGGCACCTCCTGTAACGAGGGATCGGGATGAATCCAATCGAGTACTGCAGCTTGAAAAAGTACTCGGAGACTGGAAGCATTACAATCTTTTTCTGGTGGATTCCTTTGAAGGAGAAAGACCTTGGGAAGTGTATAGAGGTGTCTCTTTCTTAAATAGAATAGAATATGTTTCTCAGGTCCCGAACTCTCCTGCCTTCGTCAAGGAAAGAGAATTGTACAAGGCCTCTCCTCCAGAAGAATACAGATCCATGATGGTCCAAACCTTCTTCGAAAATCCTAAGCACGAACATTTAGAAATCCGTCCAAAGGAACCGATCCGCTTACCCATCGGGATCCCAGTACGAGTATTTTTCTGGGCATATTCCTCCAATCATAACGTAGTCTTAGAGATCGTATTCAATCAGAAGAAGTCGAAGGAAATCGTTTTGGAGTTAGGAGATCTAAAGTTCGACGGATGGAAAAGAATGGAAGTGAAGTTAGACATACCTGTTCAAAATGTACGACTCAATCAATCACTTCGTTTTCCTTTGGAAGTAAGCTCGATCCGTATTAAGCCGAGCCCATTCCAAGCAAAGGGAGAATTTTTCTTTTATCTGGATCGCTTCGGCATACTTATAGATAGCAGAGAAGAAGCCTATCCTGGTGCCGAGATCAAAGACAATTGGGGTACTGCTCTTTAAGAAATTCCCTAAGTTCATTCGGCTTCTTAGGATTGAATTTAAAAGAGTTCCAGTTCATGTAACCTGCGACTTCCACATTGGTCGCGTTATCATCCACAAACACATACTCTCTTCCTGGATGATCCGTTTCTATCCATTGATAATATTCTTGGGCAGGCTTACGCACTCCCATCTCACAAGAGAAATATAATCCGTTTAGAGAATGTAAGAGCTCTCCGATTTCTTGGAATTTTAAGATCTCTTTGTACCAAATCGAGTAGTTGCTCGCAAGTAGTATCTGAAAGCCTTTCTCTCTCAGCTCTTTTACGATCTCTACTGTTTCAGGGATCACTTCGATCTTAGAGAACATCTTATTTTTCAGATCCTGAGGATGAGGAAGACCCTTGTCCTTATGAGAATCTAAATAAAATCGATTAAAAAATTCCTCTTCTTCGATTCTGCCCATTTCGAAATCTAAGAAGGCTTGCGTTTCTCGGCCTTTCCTAAATTCTTCCCACTGATCTCTAGGAAGAAGACTCCCTAGGGCCAAATGAAAGGGATCCTTGATCAAAGTATCCATTAAATCGAAGACGAAGAGCGGAGATCTCATACCACTATGCTTATTATCTATCGGATTTTGACGATCCTTCTTTGGCCTTGGATCGTACTTTTATCTCTCTTCTTGCCTGCGCTTCGAAATTTCATCCGGCCAAGGATCCAAGATAGAAGAAGGATCCGAAACTTTGCTTTCTCTTCCGGCGAAAAGAAGACAATCTGGATGCATGCTGCTTCTGTCGGAGAACTGGATCAATGCAAGGCACTTGCCCAAGTCTATAAGAAGAAGGAACCGGAAACGTTTCTGATCCAAACGGTCTTTTCCGACTCTGTTCGAGATTCCAGCTTAGAAGCATTTCCTGCAGATCTAAAATTCAGACTTCCTCTGGACTTTCCTTGGAGCTACCATTTCATTTTTAAAAAATTCCAACCGAAGAGCTTGGTTCTCATGGCTTGGGATCGTTGGCCGAATCTTCTTCTCTCCGCAAGAAAGAGAAAAATTCAAACAGTCCTTGCCTCTGCAGTGATCACGGTTCCTAAAGGAAAATGGAAAAAGAAATTTTATAGATCCGTTTTTTCTCTCTTCGATAAGATCCTTCCTTCCCATAAATCCGGAGAAGAGAAATTTAAAGAACTCTTAGGAAAGGATTTTTATATCAAGACCTTAGGAGATTCCAGATTCGACTCGGTGATCCAAAAGATAGAATCTAGTTCCAGAGAATTCAAGAGACCAAAAGAATATCCATTCTCTCGAGTCTTTCTTCTCGCATCCACATACAAACCTTGCGAAGATTTAATTCTTCCTTTATTGAACGAAGAGAGTTTGAAAGACACTGCCTTCTGGATATTCCCACACAAAACGGACCCACAAAGGATCCAAGAGATAGAAACCGCATTAGAATATTCTAAAGTAGATTATAATCTGTATTCTCAAACTTCTTTCGAGACAATCAAAAGTAAGGTGATCCTATTCGATGTCCTTGGAATACTTGCGCATGCGTATCGGGCAGGAGATTTTGCTTATGTAGGAGGAGCGCTTCACAACAGAGTTCATAATGTGCTCGAGCCGGCCTATTTCGGATTGCCACTTCTAAGCGGACCAAAAATCAATCATGCACCGGAAGCCATTGAACTCAAAAATAGAGGCGGCCTCTTCGTCATCCAAACTAGAGAAGAGATTTTAGAGGTGCTAAAATTGAATTCGGAAAGAAGAGAAGCCATCCGTTTTTCCAATAGAGAATTCGTAGAAACAGGAAGAGGCGCCGCTGAGAGAATTTATAAGGAATTGGAATCGGATCGAATTTTGTAGGAACTCAGGCCGATGCGATGTAGGAACTATTAAAACATAGTTGCAAGAATTCGGTTTTTATGATAGAAGGGCGAAGCGCTTTCCCACTAGCGCACCCACCTCCACCACCCGATGAGGGTGGGGGCCGCCGAATTCGGGTTCCGCCAATCACTAGTCGTACCAATTTTATTCTTTTCTCCTCTCCTCCCCCGCTTCAAACTGGGGAAGAAATGTCCATCTATCGTTGCACAGCCGTCAGCCTTCACACTACTCCTTTAGATTTTAAGGGAAACCGAGAGAGAATTCTTTCCGCGATCGAGACTTGCGACTCTTCTTCTTTGATCTTATTTCCCGAACTTTGCATCTCAGGTTACGGCTGCGAGGACGCATTTTATTTTTCTTGGGTGTGGGAACATTCCTGGAAAAGCCTGAAGGAAATTGCAAAGGCTACCACGAACAAAACTGTGATCGTCGGACTTCCCTTCTTTCAAAGTCCCTATTTATTCAATGTGTCAGCTGTCCTCCAAAATGGAAAAATAATCGGTCTTGTTCCGAAACAAAACCTGGCGCAAACAGGAGTGCATTACGAAAACAGATGGTTTGCGAAGGGAGAAGAATCCAGAAATTATGCGCTCACCCCGGATGGCACAGAACTGCCCTTCGGAACACTTTTATTTGAAAGCCCTGATTTCAATTTCGGAATAGAGATTTGCGAGGATTCCTGGGTCCAAACCCGTCCAGGACAATATTTGGTAGAAGCGGGAGCCGATCTGATCCTCTCTCCCGGGGCTTCTCATTTTGCACTCGGAAAACAACAGATCAGAAAGAAGATGTTCTCTGAATCTTCCCGAAACTCTTCTACTGCAATACTTTACGCAAACTTAAACGGAAATGAATCCGGACGACTCATTTTCGAAGGCGGTTCTTTAGGATTTATAGATGGGAACGTATCGGTAGAAGGTGCTAAGTTGCATTTTACTGATTTTGAATGCACTCATTTGGATCTAAATTCCTCCGAACTCAGATCGAATCGAGCTAGAAATTTTAGATCTTCCGGAACCAAAGAATTTCGCGCCAGAGGAAGAGGATTGCAAAGAATAGAGATTGCCTCTCTTCCCAAAACTTCTTCCAAACAAATAGGCAAACCGATTCAGGCCGTCGAAAATCGTTTCGAGGATTTTACAAGAGCAACCTCACTCGGGCTGTTCGATTATTTAAGAAAATCTAAAACAAAAGGTTACACTCTTTCTCTTTCCGGAGGAGCGGACAGCGCGGCCTGCGCGCTGTTAGTGAAAGCAGCAGTCCTTCTTTCGGACAAGGAACTTGGATCCAAGTATTTGGATTCCATCGGAATCGATCGAAAAAACATTCTGTTCACCTTATTCCAAGGAACGGAAAATAATTCGGAGACTACAAAGAATTCTGCAAGAGAACTTTCCGAAGAATTAGGATTTCCTCATGCTTCCATCAGTGTGGATTCGGAAGTTAGCTCCATGCTCGAAAAGATTTCTTCAGTCAAGGGTCTTATTCCAAACTGGAAGGATCATAATCTCGCGCTTCAGAATATACAAGCGAGGGTCCGCTCTCCTCTTGTCTGGTTGCTTGCAAACTTGAATGGACATCTTCTTCTTTCTACCGGGAATAGAAGTGAGGCAAGCGTAGGATATACTACCATGGATGGAGATTCTTCCGGCTCAGTGGCTCCATTGACCGGGGTGAGTAAGGAGTTCCTTCTCACTTGGCTTCAGAATGTGCATGAGGGGAAGGATCCGATCCTTCCGGAAATCAAAGCACTCGCCGGGATCTTAAATTCGAAACCGAGCGCAGAACTAAAACCTCTTTCAGAAAAGCAAGAAGATGAGAAAGACCTAATGCCTTATCCTCTTCTTCAAAAACTAGAACGCAATTTTGTATTTTTAGGAAAAGATCCGGAGAATCTTTTAGAATCCGGAGAATGGAAGGACGAAAGCCAAGCTAACGACGGCAAAAACAAATTCCTAAAATTATTCTCCGCAAGCCAATGGAAGAGAGAAAGGCTTCCGCCTTCTTTTCATTTGGATGAATACGGATTGGATCCTAAATCCAGCTTTCGCTTTCCGATCTTGAGTGAGATCCGGTTTTAATAAGAGTTCCTACAATGCAGTGCGATTAGTTCCTACATCGTGGGAACTGAGAAAAATCTGAGTTGCAAGCATTCAGTTTTTATGATATAGAGGCGAGGAGCCTCTCCCACTGGGGACCCACCTCCACCACCCGATGAGGGTGGGGGCCAAGCTTTTCCTTCTTCCTAACTACAGTCCAGCCTGTTCGAAAGCTCTTTGCTTATCCTTCTGCACTTGGTCCAACTGCTGGATCATGGTTTGCTGTATATTCTCGAGCTTTTTTTCCTGGTCGGGATCTCCCGAACCTTTTTGGATCTCTACCAAGTATTTTACGATTTCCAATCTGTCCTTAGATTGCTTTTCCATAAAATCGTAATATGTGAGCACCTGGTCCTTGGAAGCTGTCCTACCAAGCACTGCTCTAGTTGCTTCTGAAACTCTTTGTTCTAAAGCTTTTTTCTGTTCCTTTTCGCCCGGAGTCATGCGCGTTGGTAAAAGGGAATTATTCGGAAACTTTTCTCTTAATTGTTGGAAACGCTCCATCTCCTCATTTGTATAAGGCTTTCCAGTCTGAGGATTGACCGGATTATTCGCATCCGATTCCGGCTGCTTATTTTCATTCTGGGCCGCGTCTACTTCTCTGTATTCCGCCTTGCCCGCAGTGAAAAATGAAGATTCAAATAAGGACTTGTCTGCAGAAGTTCTTCCTCCATTAGAAGATCCAGAAGAAGAGGAATTCATTCCTCCTCCAAACAAACCGGCTAAAGCATCCGCTTCCCGTTTTTGGGACTTAGAATCTGCTTTTTCGTCATCTGTCCAAAATAATAAGGTCAATGAAAGGATCAGAAAAACGATGAAGCCGCCGACGAAGATAAGTTTGCGAATGCTGGTCACGGTGAAGAATCCCTTATTTTTTAGTTGTAAGACCGCTCCAAAGACGAATTCTATCCTTGTGGGTTCTAAATTTAGAGTCTTACAAGCCTGGCTTAGGAGCAACCTAAAAAACCGAATCCTTGCGGCCGTTTTCTGGTCCTTGGTTCCCTTTTTTTCTTTTTGCGGGATCAATACGGATGTGACTCAGTCACCGTATGTATTTGTGACTCCTGTTTCAGTTCCTCAGATCTTTAGTATCGTTGCTATTTACGACAATATCGATCCTCATAAGCCTGAGTACAGTCTTGGTTACTACATTACCAACGAAGAACCTCAATTCGTGGGTTATAATTTATATATTACTTTCGCGATCCCTTCTGCGGGAGAGACCTTAAGCAATTCCAACCTGTATTTGGAAAATGGAGTCCAACCTTCTTTTCCTGCGTTGGCGGTCCAAGCTTCTACTGCAAATCTTACAACTCATACAGTTGCAAATTTGCAAGCGTACGCTCCGATTCAGATGTTCCAAAAATGCGAAGTGTATACGTTCACAATGCGTGCCTTGCTAAACACAGGGATCACTTCGAATATGTCGACTCCGGTCACTCGATGCAGCACTACTTATCCGGATCATTGCGGCACTGACACGAGTTGCAATCCTTCTGCCTGTACAGTGAGTTCTTGCTCTGTTTCCATTCGGGATTCTTGTCCTGTAGGAACTGCTTGCAATCCATGTACGAAAGGAAATCAAGCAACTGGCTGCCGCTGCCCTTCCGGAGAAACTCCTCCCGGCTGCAATCTATGACGACTCCGGAAGGAGAACCTAGATTTCAGATCCAGCCTGGAACCGCCTATGTGGTAGCAACACCAATCGGTAATCTAGAAGACATCACGCTGAGAGCCTTGCAAGTGCTGAAGCAAAGCGATGTGATCTACTGTGAAAACGCCGGGCATAGCCGCAGGCTTTTTCAAGCCTATGAAATACATACTCCCGCAAAGACATTGTACAAGGATCAATCCGATCGCCCTTTCTCTGGGATCATCCAGGATCTAAAAGCAGGCAGGACCTTGGCTCTTGTCTCAGATGCAGGAACTCCTGGTGTCTCCGATCCTGGTTCCCAATTGGTTCGAGTATTGAGAGAAGAGAAACTTCCCATCGTCCCCATTCCTGGGCCGAGTGCACTCACCGCAATGCTTTCTATCTCAGGCTGGCAAGTGCAACCCTCTGTCTTTCTTGGCTTCCTTTCGGAGAAGAAGCAGAAGAAAAGGAACCAACTTAAAGAGTGGGAATCTTTTGAAGGAGCCTTGGCTCTATTTGAATCGGTCCATAGGATCCGAGACACTCTCGCAGCAATCCGGGAAACCTTCCCTTCTTCTCCTATGCTCTTGGGAAGGGAACTTACAAAGATCCACGAGGAAATCCTGAAAATCGACCCTTCTCAGGACCTTGCGACCCTGAAATTCCCGGAAAAGGGGGAATTTGTAGTATTAATCTATACAAATCCTAAAAAAATGCTTAACGGACGTGTCGGGGAAGCCGATACTTTGGAGTGAGAGGGAAAACCCATGACTATAGATAAAATAGGCGGCATTGGCGGAGGCTCGTACGAACCTCGTAAATCGACTCCTGTTCGTAAAAGCGAGACCAAGGAATCATTCGATAATATTTCAATTTCAGATACAGCTAAGCAAAAAGCTTCCGAGGCTCGTATCCAAGCAGAAGTACAGACAATCACTCAAAAGATCGTCTCAAGCCCAGTTGATTCTGAGCGTTCTGCGAAACTTAAAGAAGTAAAGGAAAAACTGAAGAACGGAGATTACGACAATCTTAGTCCTGAAATCCTAAACGCGGTAGCTGATAGAGTTGCCGAGTCTTTCTTAGGACGCTAATTCTTCATTAAACACCCGGAGTTGTTTCCCTTGAATTCCGGGTTTTCCCTTACCCTCTCTCAACTATAAAAGGGAGACGACTCGAATGCCGATACTCCCCGATTGGATTAATTTCAATTTTCCTACCAAGATCCATTTTGAAGCCGATTGCGGTTTCAAAATGGGAAATTTCATCAAGAACATTGGTTCTCGCGCGGTCATCCTCTCCACTCAAAGTGAATTGGAGAATATGGATGAGTTCTCCATCATAAAGACTTCTTTAGAAAAGCATATTGATGGAGTCATTCTCTACGACAATATCGAGAAGGAACCTACTCTTAAAGAATTGGATACTGCCGCCTACTTCGCTAGGATCTCCAATGCCAATTGCATTATAGGTTACGGCTCTTTCGAAAGCTTAAATACTGCAAAGTTAGTCGCTCTTCTTGCAAACAACGACTCATTTGCAGAAGAGATCTTTGTTTCTAAGAGGGCGCAAAAATTAAAGAGACCTATCCCTCTTGTTTTAATTCCCACTCATCCAGTCATGGGATTGGAATGTGCACCTATTTCTACAGTGTATTTGGACGAGGACAGGACAGTTCGTTATTTCTCTCATGAGTATTTGTTTCCGGAAATGGTGATCGCGGACGCTAAGATTAGCGCGTTCATGACTTCTGCAGACGTTGCGAAAGTTGGAGTCGGGATCCTTGCAGCGGCGGTGGACAGCATTCTATCTAAATACTCTAACGAACTTACAAACTCTTCTTCTCTGAGAGCGATCGAGATTATTTATAAAAACCTTGTACCTGCAATCCGTGATCCTAAGAATTTGCAGTATAAGAACTCTATCTTCGGAGCAAGCCTTCTTGTAGGTATGTCTCACTCTTCCAGTTCATTAGGACTTTGTTATGCGCTTTCTTTGGCTGCTTCCAACCTAACGAACCTGGACGTGTTTCAGGCAATGTCGATCCTTCTTCCCCACGTAATGGAATACAACCTTACCTCTTCAGCAGGTAAATACGTGATGATCGCCAAGGCCTTGGACGAGGACATCACGAATATTTCAGTGATTGAGGCGGCGATTAAGGCAGTGGAAGGAATCCGTAAGATCTATATCGAATTGAAAATTCCGCAAAGACTTTCGGAATACGAAGTGAGAAAGATCGATCTTCCCGGAATCGCAAGCCTTGCTTCTTCTTTTCCATTCTTGGATTCTCTTCCCAGGGAATTGCCTAAGAATGAGATAGAGACAATTCTAGTCGCAGCCTTCTAAAAAATCTCCTTATGTCGGAAAAATATTTGAAACGGGGGACCTGGCTCTCAGAATAGGAGAGGCATGAGCGAAGAATCCATAGACACCATCATCGGCGAAGATATCCAGTTCCGCGGAAAGCTCCGATTCAATAACGCACTCAAGATCAAAGGCCAATTCAAGGGCACGATCGAAACCTCAGGCTCCCTCATCGTGGGTGAGACAGGCAGAGTAGAGGCGGATATCGAAGCGGGAACTCTCGAAGTCGAAGGAGATCTAAAAGGAAATATCAACGCTTCTTCCAAGGTCTCGGTCCGCAAGACCGGAAAATTAGTGGGAGATGTTCGCACTCCCGATCTAGAAATCGAGTCGGGAGCAAAATTCAGCGGAAACTGCATCATGTAAGTATGCCAGAGCACGGCCCTGAATTTCATAAACTTCCCAATTCTTCTCTCCCAGGACTAACAGCGCTCCAGTCCCATGTGTTCGGCACCCTATTCGGTCCGAGCACAAACAAAGAGATCTTATTTCAAAATCTTTCCGACCTCCCCTCTCCTTTTCTTCTTCCGGATATGGACGAGGCGATCTCCTTACTCAAAGCGGCGGTCGCAGAGCAAAAATCCATTCTACTCTATGGAGACAGGGACAGTGACGGAGTATGCTCTACAAGCCTACTCGCTTCCTTCTTGAGGGGAATTCACCAAGGCAAACTAACAGTCAAAACTTCCAGCGAAGAAGATTACGGCCTCTGTGCTCCCGCGATGAAATTCGTGAGAGAAGTGAAACCGGATCTACTCGTGACCCTTGACTTCGGCACAAGCAACAGTGCCGAGATCCAAGAACTGAATGGAGAAGGAATGCAGGTGATCGTTTTAGACCATCATGAGATCCCGGAGATTGTTCCTTCTTTCTGTAAACTCATCTCTCCTAAGAGAAGCGATTCCAAATATCCAACCCAAAAGATCTGCACCTCTGTTCTTTCCTGGAAACTGATCACTGCCTGGCTTTATAATACATTAGAAGAATCGAATACACTTTATTGGGTTCCGGATGGAGAGACATTCTTT is a window of Leptospira semungkisensis DNA encoding:
- a CDS encoding YggS family pyridoxal phosphate-dependent enzyme; protein product: MGVSENYKSIIQEIGSIRPERPPVLIAVSKYQPQAKVRDGLAGGVLHFGENRVQEGSEKFKDLGIAGKDFILHHIGPVQSSHIRKYPGIFSYVHGLGSKKILEELLSRMEREKWELKYFLQVNLTGEDSKSGFSKEDAISLLKNKSDLFGEYCKLEGLMTMGPSSGDPEITRTVFRELANIRKEFLPEGKLSMGMSGDYRIAIEEGSDYLRIGTAIFGERE
- a CDS encoding flagellar filament outer layer protein FlaA gives rise to the protein MAKSIFLLILCLVLEFLPNQAWAPPVTRDRDESNRVLQLEKVLGDWKHYNLFLVDSFEGERPWEVYRGVSFLNRIEYVSQVPNSPAFVKERELYKASPPEEYRSMMVQTFFENPKHEHLEIRPKEPIRLPIGIPVRVFFWAYSSNHNVVLEIVFNQKKSKEIVLELGDLKFDGWKRMEVKLDIPVQNVRLNQSLRFPLEVSSIRIKPSPFQAKGEFFFYLDRFGILIDSREEAYPGAEIKDNWGTAL
- a CDS encoding HAD family hydrolase; its protein translation is MRSPLFVFDLMDTLIKDPFHLALGSLLPRDQWEEFRKGRETQAFLDFEMGRIEEEEFFNRFYLDSHKDKGLPHPQDLKNKMFSKIEVIPETVEIVKELREKGFQILLASNYSIWYKEILKFQEIGELLHSLNGLYFSCEMGVRKPAQEYYQWIETDHPGREYVFVDDNATNVEVAGYMNWNSFKFNPKKPNELREFLKEQYPNCL
- a CDS encoding 3-deoxy-D-manno-octulosonic acid transferase, with protein sequence MLIIYRILTILLWPWIVLLSLFLPALRNFIRPRIQDRRRIRNFAFSSGEKKTIWMHAASVGELDQCKALAQVYKKKEPETFLIQTVFSDSVRDSSLEAFPADLKFRLPLDFPWSYHFIFKKFQPKSLVLMAWDRWPNLLLSARKRKIQTVLASAVITVPKGKWKKKFYRSVFSLFDKILPSHKSGEEKFKELLGKDFYIKTLGDSRFDSVIQKIESSSREFKRPKEYPFSRVFLLASTYKPCEDLILPLLNEESLKDTAFWIFPHKTDPQRIQEIETALEYSKVDYNLYSQTSFETIKSKVILFDVLGILAHAYRAGDFAYVGGALHNRVHNVLEPAYFGLPLLSGPKINHAPEAIELKNRGGLFVIQTREEILEVLKLNSERREAIRFSNREFVETGRGAAERIYKELESDRIL
- the nadE gene encoding NAD(+) synthase; protein product: MSIYRCTAVSLHTTPLDFKGNRERILSAIETCDSSSLILFPELCISGYGCEDAFYFSWVWEHSWKSLKEIAKATTNKTVIVGLPFFQSPYLFNVSAVLQNGKIIGLVPKQNLAQTGVHYENRWFAKGEESRNYALTPDGTELPFGTLLFESPDFNFGIEICEDSWVQTRPGQYLVEAGADLILSPGASHFALGKQQIRKKMFSESSRNSSTAILYANLNGNESGRLIFEGGSLGFIDGNVSVEGAKLHFTDFECTHLDLNSSELRSNRARNFRSSGTKEFRARGRGLQRIEIASLPKTSSKQIGKPIQAVENRFEDFTRATSLGLFDYLRKSKTKGYTLSLSGGADSAACALLVKAAVLLSDKELGSKYLDSIGIDRKNILFTLFQGTENNSETTKNSARELSEELGFPHASISVDSEVSSMLEKISSVKGLIPNWKDHNLALQNIQARVRSPLVWLLANLNGHLLLSTGNRSEASVGYTTMDGDSSGSVAPLTGVSKEFLLTWLQNVHEGKDPILPEIKALAGILNSKPSAELKPLSEKQEDEKDLMPYPLLQKLERNFVFLGKDPENLLESGEWKDESQANDGKNKFLKLFSASQWKRERLPPSFHLDEYGLDPKSSFRFPILSEIRF
- a CDS encoding LIC_20245 family lipoprotein — protein: MTSIRKLIFVGGFIVFLILSLTLLFWTDDEKADSKSQKREADALAGLFGGGMNSSSSGSSNGGRTSADKSLFESSFFTAGKAEYREVDAAQNENKQPESDANNPVNPQTGKPYTNEEMERFQQLREKFPNNSLLPTRMTPGEKEQKKALEQRVSEATRAVLGRTASKDQVLTYYDFMEKQSKDRLEIVKYLVEIQKGSGDPDQEKKLENIQQTMIQQLDQVQKDKQRAFEQAGL
- a CDS encoding LIC11073 family putative lipoprotein yields the protein MGSKFRVLQAWLRSNLKNRILAAVFWSLVPFFSFCGINTDVTQSPYVFVTPVSVPQIFSIVAIYDNIDPHKPEYSLGYYITNEEPQFVGYNLYITFAIPSAGETLSNSNLYLENGVQPSFPALAVQASTANLTTHTVANLQAYAPIQMFQKCEVYTFTMRALLNTGITSNMSTPVTRCSTTYPDHCGTDTSCNPSACTVSSCSVSIRDSCPVGTACNPCTKGNQATGCRCPSGETPPGCNL
- the rsmI gene encoding 16S rRNA (cytidine(1402)-2'-O)-methyltransferase — protein: MTTPEGEPRFQIQPGTAYVVATPIGNLEDITLRALQVLKQSDVIYCENAGHSRRLFQAYEIHTPAKTLYKDQSDRPFSGIIQDLKAGRTLALVSDAGTPGVSDPGSQLVRVLREEKLPIVPIPGPSALTAMLSISGWQVQPSVFLGFLSEKKQKKRNQLKEWESFEGALALFESVHRIRDTLAAIRETFPSSPMLLGRELTKIHEEILKIDPSQDLATLKFPEKGEFVVLIYTNPKKMLNGRVGEADTLE
- a CDS encoding flagellar biosynthesis anti-sigma factor FlgM, with the translated sequence MTIDKIGGIGGGSYEPRKSTPVRKSETKESFDNISISDTAKQKASEARIQAEVQTITQKIVSSPVDSERSAKLKEVKEKLKNGDYDNLSPEILNAVADRVAESFLGR
- a CDS encoding iron-containing alcohol dehydrogenase, whose protein sequence is MPILPDWINFNFPTKIHFEADCGFKMGNFIKNIGSRAVILSTQSELENMDEFSIIKTSLEKHIDGVILYDNIEKEPTLKELDTAAYFARISNANCIIGYGSFESLNTAKLVALLANNDSFAEEIFVSKRAQKLKRPIPLVLIPTHPVMGLECAPISTVYLDEDRTVRYFSHEYLFPEMVIADAKISAFMTSADVAKVGVGILAAAVDSILSKYSNELTNSSSLRAIEIIYKNLVPAIRDPKNLQYKNSIFGASLLVGMSHSSSSLGLCYALSLAASNLTNLDVFQAMSILLPHVMEYNLTSSAGKYVMIAKALDEDITNISVIEAAIKAVEGIRKIYIELKIPQRLSEYEVRKIDLPGIASLASSFPFLDSLPRELPKNEIETILVAAF
- a CDS encoding bactofilin family protein; its protein translation is MSEESIDTIIGEDIQFRGKLRFNNALKIKGQFKGTIETSGSLIVGETGRVEADIEAGTLEVEGDLKGNINASSKVSVRKTGKLVGDVRTPDLEIESGAKFSGNCIM